The Cheilinus undulatus linkage group 21, ASM1832078v1, whole genome shotgun sequence region TTACATCAGGTTATGGCCGCAATCAGTACTAGCATAAGagattgtgactttttaaacatttggatcgtataaatgaaaatataaaaagagtTTTAATCGGATGGCTCACCCTCCAGATGCGCAGGTAGTCACCGCTGGTGGCCAGCAGGTCGGGGTACACCCCCTTGGTGTCTGGGATCCACATGATCTTGGTGGTGGGATACGGGTGGTCAaatgtgtttctgcagacaaaCTCTGAGCTTTCTTCTTCCAGACCCACCAGCTGGACCTGGATAAGATCAAACACagtttagaaaataaatctatTAACTATAATATCCTTTTGAGAAGTCGAGCTACATGACCGTTCACGGGGCAGCGAGGGTCAGAAATAGCATTGCTATTAtttactattactattactatcATGGCACAAAGACAGACGGGATGAAAATTAATAAACCAATACTTTGTGTTTTGTAACTGTGCAATTACAATAATAGAAATACTGTTAACGTATGCATCAGTACTGCGCAGGacagttagcattagcatgagCTCGCTAACGTTACGATCTCTAACATTATGTTAGCCAATGAATGGCTATGACCACACTGCGCACCTTGTTGTTGTATTCCTCCACAAAGCTTCCCAGCGCTAGCCGAAAGCGTTTGTCTGGGCGGACGCTCCAGTTCATCGCATACACCGTCCATGGCGCCTCGTATTTGTAGATCTCTTTTCTCTTGCCGTGAAGCGACATCCTTTCGAACTGCAGCTGTTGTCTAGGCAGCTAACACGCTAGTGTTAGCTAACTACGAAATAAGTAGTCTTGCAAGCAAACTGTTACCAGTTTCTTACGTCGCAGAAGCCAATGTCATCAGCTGAGGCGATACCGACCTTTCAAATCAACTGATCTTTAATTGGAGCGAGATTTCTCACCACTTTACTTAACAAAGAGTAGCATTTCTCGTTACGACCAAAAGAGCTGCAAAGTTTACGTTATTTCTGATAACTTCCGGTATCTTTGCTTTCAAAGTAAAGCAGgattcgtttttttttttaatattctataCGTTGAGAATGATGACAAATCGACATTTTGATCTCTTGAttcttttaaatttcatatttaaagttttttctcatgctgtttgataacacaaagtCACAGAAAAAATGTCTTACCCGGGTCGTGTTGCATGGTACTTCCGTTTTTGCAAGTCAGCTGAACGTTTGATATGTGTACCTTACTGCGCGAAAAATATTATTCACATGAGCACACGCGCGATTTTAACTTTTCCCTGCCTATGGTTGTTGTCCATTATGAATTTTATTCGTGACATTTTAACCGGAACAGCTACGCAATTACATCGAACTTGCCAAATAATTGTAGTTACGCGCGTTGACCACTAGAGAAGGTCCaggaaatgattaaaaaacaccaaagaaCAGAGTCTGTAAAAACTCTTCactactgaaatttaaaaaaaaccgaTAGCATTGAATTGTTTTTATATAATAGCAACTGTTTGTTGTGGATGGTTGATATGCCATTCAATTTTATGTATCAATCAAAGATATTTACAATACGTTTTTGTTTATCTGTAAGTCATGATGCTGTGGatatctgaaatgtttatttggtATAATGAAATGATTCACAGATATCTGTAAAGTATTTAAAACCttaatttttcatttgtaaaactGCAACTAAGTCGATTCTGGCTTTAGCTATATCTTAAATTTCAGTTAATGCTTGTAAATTTGTCATCACGAATGACTGTAATTGGAAGTCTAAGTGAGAATATGGTTTTGACTAAGGAAAATGCTATAACAGATATTCACTATATGCCataatctggcagtaatcatcCCCAATGAACACCAATCGCCCTCCATGGATACACAAACTCAAGAGCTGTCTTAAACGTCACGAAGTATCGCGATACTTCAGCTGTAAAAGGTCAATCCCCTGTCGCGTAGTGGGTGACCAGCTTCAATCGTAACACCTTTACAAGGACGGTTCAGGCCACTTTCGCTCAACTAGTGTAACCGTTTTTCCCGCTTTTATCCTTCAGGTAAGTTGTTTATTGTCTCCGCTTAGATACGACTCATTACACAAGTTGTTATTAACAGAAAAAAGTGTGGTTTTGGTTTAAGGATCGGCTAGGTTGCTCACAACAAGGTGCCATGCTAATATGCTAATACCAGATTTGCTAGTAGCTAATGATACAGTGAGAGAGTGCTGGGGGATGGGTTTGGCACTTAGATTTGATTACGGCTTTTAGTTTAATCCTACATGTACCTTAGTTCGCTACACGTTTTTTTCAGCGCCACTACAGCTACACAGAACCTGTTATTTTAACTTGATAGTAAGCATGTCGCTGAGATCATATCGTTGGCCAAAGTTTATAGTGATAGCTTTCTTCTTGAATCTTTTCACTGCCGTTAAACAAGAGATGAACAAATCCTTGACTTTAAGATAACATATTTCCCTGTTGTCTATTTTGATATAGTCAAGCTAGTCTTTGTGCAATGAAAATAGGGTGACATGTTTTTACTATTAGCCTGTGACCTAGAACGATCCCAACACGATTAGACacgacttcctgtttgaactGTCGATGTTTTAAAGCTCACTCCTGTCATCGGGGTATTTTTTTGTACCTCTTAGTCCTGTTGTTATGTAGtagcataaaaacagaacattgaTCTGGACAGTGTAATATGGGACAGTTTTAGCTGGGCCCGGTGTCCCGGATTAACAAGGGACCGTggtaactggtgactttcagcctgACGAGTCTCTGATTGTAGTAGCTGCAGCTCTGTCTCCAGCTAAATGTTAAGACTGTCGACAGGTGTTGATGAGCGCTGAACCTCAGTAGGATGAGCGATCAAAACTTCCTTCTTGCATTTTTAACCTCAGATAACTCTACTGGTCCCATATAAAGACATTAAATACTCAATGACACAGCATACTGTAGTCAGAGGGGTTTCCCTTACCATTGCCTTCATGCTTCTTTCTGCAACTGATGCAGGTCTGACCATGCGAGGGACATATTTCCTCCTGATCCCtgctctgctgctcctcctggCCTTTCCCGTCTCCAGGGGACGCTACAATGATGATTTTGATGATGGGGAGGACCTGGCAGACTTTGATGACAATGACTTTGCTGAGTTTGAGGACATGAATGATGATCAGGCAGCAGAGACTGAAACTGCCCCGCCACCCCGTGTATCACAGTCCTCACAGCcagatgaggatgaggatgaagatgaagcCACAGTGGAGCTAGAGGATGGCCTGGATGGTTTTGATGACTCTGAGACACAGGTATATTGTAAAATTTTACAGGCATCTACAAAAATTCTGTTGAAAACCATGTTGTGTGTAAAGTGCTATATAAAAaagatgatttgatttttgatttgaaaaattctGTTGAAAAGCTAATTCCGCCTCCTGATTGCCTAGGATCAAGACATGTACAGCAAGTATGACCAGGAAGAGTTTGAGGGGATGGAGAAGGACATGGAGAAGACGGGCCACTCCATGAAGGACCCCCTCATAATCCACACAGTAAGCTGGGTTTATTACTCAAATCCTCTTGCATACTCTCATCTGCTGATTGTTACCTGCCCTGGCTCTGAATCTGCACGCAGTTACTGCTGCATGTTAAAGatattttaccttaaatgtCTGCATTACAAGGTTTATTTGATGGTGTATGAGTTTACTGTGTAATCAAAATTGTGCAGACCACTAGGAAATAGAGGCAGCAGAAATGCTGCTTTGTAGCTGTTGGCTGTAGGATTTAGTTGGTTCTTTAAGATTCAGGCCATTTACATTAACTACTTCTATGAAAACTCAACAATGGCATCACTGAAATTGTCACCTCTTGAAGTTGACACCCTGTGATTTTTGCCTGAATTAAAATTGCTATATGGACTTTGATTCGCACTAGATCAATGAAGAGGGACCCAATATGTTTTATCACCTGGCACTATTATATTGTACTTGTCTGTATGGTGCACATGTTGGGAAACGActcacaaaaatgacaaaaaaaagtcaacattataAAGTTATCCTCCAAAAAGCTCTCACAGGTTAATTTTAAACAAGAAATCAATCTCCTGCTTGGTATGCGACTTGGatgcaatgaaaaaaaacaaagcctaAAGGAATGTCTTACAATCACTTAGGGGGAAAAGGGTCATATGAagtgatctgtttttgttttcagtcaaTATTGACCCATATCAATGACCACTCTCTGCAGGTCCCTGCACATCTGCAGAACAGCTGGGAGAGTTACTACATGGAGATCCTGATGGTGACCGGCCTGTTAGCTTACATCATGAATTACATAATAGGCAAGAACAAGAACAGCCGCCTCGCTCAGGCCTGGTTCAACTCGCACAGAGAACTTCTGGAGAGCAACTTTGCACTAGTGGGTGAGTTCAGCCATTAAACAACAGCTTAGgtgttttatttcctctgttATGTCCAAATTCATGACACAAGGATGTCCAGCATGAAGCaaatcttctgtttttattgacttatttgtatttttaggTGATGATGGCACAAGTAAAGAAGCAGTAAGCACTGGGAAGTTAAACCAGGAAAATGAGCACATCTATAACCTGTGGTGCTCAGGTCGTGTGTGCTGTGAAGGAATGCTGATCCAACTCAAAGTAAgagcattttttctttaaatgttttttaagttgcTATGTTGTTTCCATAGTTGTGTAATGTTCTCTGTGGTCTGTTCTAGTTTCTGAAGAGGCAGGACCTCCTTAATGTTCTGGCCAGGATGATGAGGCCAGCCTGTGACCAAGTGGTATGTAGAGGTTAACTCAGATTAGTGCCTGTGAGGTAGAAGACAGAGACTTTTCATGCTTCATAAAGTAGGTCAAATTCACAATCAGTATCTCACTGGTTTGTTTTGATTATCCAGCAAATCAAAGTGACTCTTAATGATGAAGACATGGATACTTTTGTGTTTGCTGTTGGCACCAAGAAAGCCATGGCCAGGCTTCAGAAGGAGATGCAGGACTTGGTAAATATCTACCTCAACTGTGTGCTATGGGCCAAATGGTTTGGCCAGTTTTGATTCTTAGAAACATAGAGAGATGCACACATTTTTGATCCTGTAATTAATACATAGTTGCCTTTTCCAACAGAGTGAGTTCTGCGGAGACAAGCCTAAGTCAGGGGCCAAGTATGGGCTCCCAGACTCCCTGGCTGTTCTCAGTGAGATGGGCGAGGTCACAGATGGGGTGATGGACAACAAGGTAGAGCCTTTAAActcttctttttattatttctttaaaaatagtCCAATTTGTCAACAACATCTCACTCTTTTTAATACATATTCCTGAAATGTTTCTTATCTGTATATTTGTAGATGGTGCATTATATCACCAACCATGCTGACAAGATCGAGTCCATCCATTTCTCGGACCAATTTTCTGGTCCAAAAGTTATGCAAGAGTAAGAAATAATCCCTTACATAGTTAtacttgactgttttttttttttttgtatgtggtACTAAAAGTTCTGGTGTCATTCCTCAGGGAGGGTCAGCCTTTAAAGCTGCCTGAGACCAAGAAGACGCTGCTGTTTACATTTAATGGTGAGACTCTTGTCTCTGATTGTAATGCATCTTAGTTTAAAACTTCTAATTAAATAATAAGAATGGGTTTAGTTTACACTAGGGTTTTTGGTGTCTTTTAGTGCCTGGCATGGGCAACACCTCTCCCAAAGACATGGACACTCTGCTTCCTCTCATGAATATGGTGATCTACAGCATTGACAAAGTCAAGAAGCTCCGTCTCAACAGAGAGGTGAGCAGATATACTCTCAATCCTATGCCAGCTTCCTTTGTCATAGTATTTTGTGCCTTAAATCAAAGTTCAAAGTACAGCTACAAGTCCCTTGTCCTCACTCCTTGTACATtcagggtaaaatgaaagcagaCAGAAACCGCGCCCGTGTGGAAGAGAACTTCCTGAAGCAGACGCACGCTCAGCGCCAGGAGGCCGCACAGACACGCCgtgaggagaagaagagagctGAGAAGGAGAGGATCATGAATGAGGAGGATCCTGAGAGACAGCGTCGTCTGGAGGTCCGAAATCAGAAATATTGAATGCAAATGCAGCAAAAGATGtaattaaaaggaaaatttaGGGAAATTAACATTTTCAGTGTCTTGGAGTTAGGGTAATATCTTTAATGCTGAAGAGAACCTTTTGCAAATACATAGATGGAGCTAATAACCATAAAGCTGGGTATGACGCCTAGAAACAAGGCTCTCTCCAAAAATCACAGTTATCTCATAGTTCTACTTTGTTTCATTGGGTTACTTCGTGTATGTTGACTTCTAAATGTGGAAACAATAATTAGCAGTTTAATAGATATTTATGTGTCCCTAAAAATGCCTTGCATGTCAGGTGGTGGTTGTTAGCAGGCTTGGCAAGTCTTTAGGAAAATATTGCCTGTGAAGAAAAAGGCCCATCAAAAGGCCCCAGGTTCTATGTGCTTTTAAGTGATGCAATCTGTTACTTATTTGTCATTAATGAAACAGAATAGTAAAAAGTACCTCAACTAAAAAAGAGACACGCTTCATAAGCTGGATATGTAGGACAGGAAGGAGTCCATCttaaaatgaaggaaaactcCTACATATTGTCTATATTGCAtcactgtttgtgtgtgtaatcTAGACAGTGCAAAAGTTTGCCTATGTTTCTAGttatttaaactaaaaacaaatCGCAAAATATTGGATGCTTTGGACCTCtgcttttgtttctttggtatCGAAATAGGTAGGCTATTGTCATTGTTCAATATTGTTATGTTGTTTTCTGACCCAAAAAAATTCATCTGTCttcatttaaaatctgaaagGTGCAGCTCACAGTAAATCTAAGATGGAATAATTAGGAAAGGCGGCATGCTTTAATGACTTAGTTGACTTGTATGTCTCCTACCCTGCAACAAGGATTAAAGGCATATAATCATAAACAATCAAAGCTCCCATGGAAgctttaagtctttttttttaagctttgctAAATCCGCTGCTAAGTATATATTTAGTATTATTTCACAAACCCTTGAAATGTATTCCATTTTAGAATTATGTGTGAAATTAAGTCAGTGTATTTTACAAAATTATTTAGAAGTCTGAAAGGTTGGAGTTTTGTGCCCCTAAAAGCCTTGGATAATTGATGGCTTATCTTTTATTTCAGGAGGCAGCTCAGCGCCGCGAGCAGAAGAAGATCGAGAAGAAGCAGATGAAGATGAAGCAAATCAAAGTGAAAGCCATGTGAATGATCACTACAGGGAAAGTGACACAAGCACACATGAAAGCTGTGCTCATTTTAGACAGTTTTCCTCCGGCTTCTCTCACCACAGTCCAGCTCCAAACAGACATCCTGTGCCTCTGTTAAGCTTAGCTGTCTGTCACCAACTGCTCCGTTTGGCTTAACCTTAATGACTGAGTGTGTGACCTGTCTGTATCAAGTGAAAGGGACTTTCTTCATCAAATCCGTCACCGTaattcaagcctttttttttttctttaactgtcCAAATATCTTCTCAAAATGAAT contains the following coding sequences:
- the ccdc47 gene encoding PAT complex subunit CCDC47, coding for MRGTYFLLIPALLLLLAFPVSRGRYNDDFDDGEDLADFDDNDFAEFEDMNDDQAAETETAPPPRVSQSSQPDEDEDEDEATVELEDGLDGFDDSETQDQDMYSKYDQEEFEGMEKDMEKTGHSMKDPLIIHTVPAHLQNSWESYYMEILMVTGLLAYIMNYIIGKNKNSRLAQAWFNSHRELLESNFALVGDDGTSKEAVSTGKLNQENEHIYNLWCSGRVCCEGMLIQLKFLKRQDLLNVLARMMRPACDQVQIKVTLNDEDMDTFVFAVGTKKAMARLQKEMQDLSEFCGDKPKSGAKYGLPDSLAVLSEMGEVTDGVMDNKMVHYITNHADKIESIHFSDQFSGPKVMQEEGQPLKLPETKKTLLFTFNVPGMGNTSPKDMDTLLPLMNMVIYSIDKVKKLRLNREGKMKADRNRARVEENFLKQTHAQRQEAAQTRREEKKRAEKERIMNEEDPERQRRLEEAAQRREQKKIEKKQMKMKQIKVKAM